CCCGGtgcccctggccccgcccccgccctccagTCTGGGGCTCAGACGGGAGGGGCAGGACGCAGGAGCCGACTGTCTAGGAtctggggctgaggggaggaggcTCCCGCTCCCCCGGGCTGCGGAAGAGAAGGCCTCCCCCCCGACAGGGCCCCCTCGTCTTAACCCTCAAGGACCAGGGTCCTCTGTTCGCAGGGGTGGAGGCGAAGGGACGAACTCACCTGGGTTCGAGGGCTGGAGCTGCCCAGGAGGTAGGAGCGGGTGACCAGGCTGTCCCCGAAGCcgctccccccactgccccccacacTGCGGTAGCTTCGGGTGACCGTGACACTGGAGGCGGAAGAGCCAGAGGAGATGGTTCCGCCCACCTGGGCTCCCGAGCCGCTGGCGGAAGCCTTGTCCGCAGGCTGCCCGCACGTCCCGCACAGCACGGTGCGTGAGCGCAGGTTGTACTCGGCGGGGTCCCCCGAGCTGCTGCAGTGGGAGCCCTGAGGAGGAAGACAAGGCTCAGGCGGGAGGGCGGGTCTGGGACAGCGCTCAGGCCCGGCACCCGGCACCCGGCTCTGCGCTCCTGCGGCACCGCCACCAGGCAGGAAGGCGGGTTCTGTGCTCAGGGCCCCCCGCCCCGGAGCAGGGCCCGGCTGGGAGGAGGGCAAGGCATGGAAAGGCAGAGACGGGGTCAGGAAGACGTGGGGACAGGGAACTGGGGTTCTGGCTGGGCTCCGCCCCGGCCTCTCTGGGCTTACAGGGGAGGGCCAGTGAGCAAGCTTGTTGGGTGGCAGGCATGCAAAataaatggggtggggggggggacggtcCTGCAGGAAAATCCATGGTATGAGGgacagggatgggagggtggggggaggaggtgcatgcagcaggggctggggagagaggcaggctgGGTGCCCCACTTCTGTCCTCCCATCCCCGTCCCGGGGGGACAAATCCACAGCCCCGTCCACTGCTCCCGTGGGAAGACGCCGTGGCGTCAGGAAGTCCCTCCTCCCAGACACCTGGGCTCCCTGCTCAAGgaacagggaggagagaagaaaagccaGGGCAGCGCGTGAAGTTCCAGAACGTTCTTTAATGAAAAGATCTTTGGCAAGGGGAGGCCTGGCTGGGAGCCCCGGCGGGGGCTCGGCCTCAGCGGCGGCTGCCACTCACATGGTGGTGATGGAGCAGATCGTCTCCGTCCTCGTCCTCGTCGTCCTCGACCACGGTCACTGAGCGCACCAGCTTGCGCATGGCCACCTCCTGCGGGGACACGGGGCCAGGCCCCAGGGTCAGCGGGTCGGGGCAGGAGCGGGGTCGTGTATCCTCTCACAGTGGCCACCAAAGAGCCTTTCCCACAGCGTGCCCTTTGTCCGGCCTGCTGCCGACCTCTGTGGGGTGCAAGCCAAGGAGCTATTCTCCCCCAGAGGGCACTGCCAGGCTCTCTGGGTAGGAGTGTGCTTCTGCCTGTAATGGCCCTCGCTGCCCACCTTCCTTCCCTCGTGCTGCTGAGGGAGGCATCTTCGGGTGTGAGTACTGGGTGGAGAGTTTGGCGCCTGGGGTTGCAGCGGAGGGAGACTTAGGGCGAAGTGGCCTTGAACTGGCTCCCTGGGGTTGGGTGCCCCCGGCTCCAGTACTGCCCACCACGGGGGGGCCCCCGTCCAGCCCTGTGCCGGCCCGCGGCACACTCACCTCGCCGGTGGAGTTGATGAGAGCCGTGCGCAGGCTGTTCCCGCAGCCCCAGGTGTTCTGTGCCTTCCACACCAGGTCGGTAGGGGGGCTGTGGGTGGCCCCGGCTCCTGCAGCCCAGATCTGGAGGGGGGCAGGGTTAGAGAAGGTGCTCAGTCCGGCGTGCCCATCCTCAggccaacccctcccccacccaacccGCCCCAGGGTCCCAAACGCCTGCCACTCACCGTCACCACCTGCCCGGCCTTCAGCGTGAACTTTGGTGGGAAGCGGTAGGTCAGTAAGGGGTCATCTCCATTCTGGCGCTTGATCTGCCAATTGCCCATGGATTGGTCCtgccaggaaggaagggaagggggaggcggggggaggctCATTCAGACTCCTGGTCCGTCTTGCTCAAGGGCCCAGGCAGGGCCCCGGCGCGGAAAACAGCCGAGGTCCGCGGACGCCCAGGCGGGACCGTGCACGCTGGACACTCGGCTTCCAGCAACTCAAAGACCGAGGGGCTGTTACTCATCTCGGGCGCTCAGAGGGGTCAGATAGCTCACGGGGGCCTGGCCGCCAGGGGCGAGTTCGGAGCCGCTCCCCACCGTGGAGGGACACACCCGCCCCCGAGTGCCTCTGGGAGGAGCACCACTCTCTTTCTTGGGGTCTGCTCCCTCCCCGAGCTGGagcccctgggcctggggctgggggggtgacggggaggcggggtggggggcacctacCTCACTGGACTTGTTGCGCAGCCGCACGAACTTGCCCTCCTCGTCCACCTCCTCCACGGCCACGCGCCCGCTGGTGCGAGCGTGCTGTGAGAAGCTGCTCCTGCTCTCTGCGGCCTCCAGCTTGCGCTTCTTGGTGACGCTGCCCGAGCCCTGCGTCTGGGAGGAGTGCGAGGAGGCGCGGCCGCGGCTGCGCTgcgaggtggggctgggggacaggcGCAGCCtggcgagggggacagaggggccCCGTCAAGGTGGGCggccggtgggggcggggcgctcctccgccacccccaccccccgccccccgccccgggccctccCGGCCCCACCTCTCCTCCTCGCCCTCCAGGAGCTTGCGGTAGGCGTGGATCTCCATGTCCAGGGCCAGCTTGATGTCCAGCAGCTCCTGGTACTCGTCCAGCTGCTGCTGCATCCTCGCCCGCATCTCCGCCATCTCCCGCTCCTTCTCCGCCAGCAGCCGCCGGCTGGTGTCGCGCTCCCGGGCCAGCGAGTCTTCCAGGTCCCGCAGCTTCGCCTCCTTGGCGGCCAGCTGGGTGAGGGAGCCGGGGTCTGGTGAGCGCCCACGGCCCCcgggcccccctccccaggtTCTCGAGGCGCCGGAGCCCGCAGGGGGCTGTCACGTGGCGCGGCTGGTGGCCGGGAAGCCCTTCCCCGCATCTAAGTGAAACCCCTGTGCCGAGCCCGGAACCTGTCTCCCGTGGCCACACGCACGGCCAGCCGGGAGGTGGCGGATGCTTGACCGCACACTGAGCCTCGTGCAGGGCAAATACAGCCCCCGTTTTCAAACGGAAAACCAAGGCTCTCGGGAGTGAGGGTCACACGGGGACGTAAGAGGCCTGGAGGAGCAGCCAGGTCATCTCAGTCCGTGGTCCTGGGGGCACATTCTGTCCctcgcctctcccctcccctcctccgggCCCTACATCCCACCCGACCACTGCCACTGGCTCCCGGCGGCAGGATAGAGGTGAGATGGGACAGAGGTGAGGCGGAGCGGGGTAGAGGCGAGGCAGGAGAGAGGCGAAGTGGGGTAGAGGCGAGGCGGGGTAGAGGCAAGGTGGGgtagaggcaggagagaggcgaGGCAAGGAGAGAGGCGAGGTGGTATAGAGGTGAGGTAGAGGCAAGGAGGGATAGAGGTGAGGCGGGGTAGAGGCAGGATAGAGGCGAGGCGGCACAGAAGTGAGGCGGGTAGAGGTGAGGGGGTGGAGAGGCGAGGCGGGCGGCACCTGCTTCTGCAGCTGGCTGAGCTGGGCCGACAGGCTGTCGATGCGGATACGAGACTGCTGCAGCTCCTCGTGCGCGGCCCCCACCAGGTTGCTGTTCCTCTCGGCCGACTGCCTGGCGTTATCCAGCTTCGGGGGAGGACGCGGGGTTAGGGCCGCGGGGACCCGAGGGGGACCCAGGGGGCGCAGGGCGGGGGCCCGGGGGGCGGGCAGGCACCTTGGCAGAATAGGTCTTCTCCAGCTCCTTCTTGTACTGCTCCACCTGGTCCTCGTGCTGGGCCCGCAGCTCCTGCAGGGCGTCCGCCAGCCGGCTCTCGAACTCGCGCTGCTTGCCGTTGTCGATCTCCACCAGCCGGGTCTCGTGGCGGCGCTTGGTCTCCCGCAGCTCCTGGGAGCGGGGGGACAAGGAACCGAGATCAGAGCTCGTCCTCGGAGGATGAGGCGGCCCGGATGgccggcccccctccccaccccgtcccccgTCCCATCCTACCCCCGATGGGGCCACCGTCACCCCGCCGTAACCTGGGGGCCGGGCGCCAGACACCCCGCACTCCCCGTCCGGCAGCACGAGGCCGGCGGGCGAGCTCCGCCCAcagctgcccccagccctgcccccctgcccctccagcggGCGGGGCACAGTCCCCACCTCGCTGTAGATGTTCTTCTGGAAGTCCAGCTCCTCCTTCAGGGTCTGCAGCCTGTTCTCCGCGTCCACCCGCCGCAGCATCTCGTCCTGGAGCTGTTTCTTGGCCTCACCCAGGGCGGCCTCGAGCTGGGAGCGGGGAGGCAGAGGTGAGGGACAGGCCCGGGGGACGGACAGCCTCCGCTGTCACGGACAGAACGGGGTCCCCTTACCCGCCGGAACGGCCCGCTAAGAAACGAGAGGAGGCACCACACACAGCAAGTGCCCCACAGGACGCACGTCCAGAGTACGCTGGAACCACAGTGCGCCCGGGGTGGAAGAGGGGGTCTGGGAAGGCCTCCGGGGGGCTGAGGCCTGCGGGACAGGCTCTTGGGACGTGCCCAGGGCAGCGGGGGACACTGCCTGAGCACAGGAGCAAAGGCCCGTGTAAAGGCCTGGAGGCGCAGAGGCACAGCGAGCTTCAGGGTCCTCGGTTCTGCCAGAGCCGGCAGGGCTCAGGGGTGGCGACACGGACAGCGGCTGCGCGGGAAGGCAGGGGCTGGACCGTGAAGAGATGCCCCCTTCTCTGCCACAGAAAGATCTCTGAAGTTTGAATGGCAGAGAACCCCTCCCAGATTCTGGTCTCCGAGAGGCCCACTGGCCAGCGCAGGGGCCGGCAggaggcctggaggaggaggctccAGCCCAGCCTTAGTGCTCAACCCGCTGGCGTCTCCCGTGTGCCGGGCGCACTCTGGTGGCGGGGCCTGGGAGAGGGCCGAGCCCAGAGAGCCTGGCCCCTGACCCTGGTCCTGGCCCTGCTCTGAGCAGTGAGGTGGCAGAACCGGGAGCCAGTCGGCTTCTTTGATTCTGTTCTGAGCTTGCGATGTGAGAGACGAGAGCCCAGGACAGACAGCAACGTGC
This genomic interval from Prionailurus viverrinus isolate Anna chromosome F1, UM_Priviv_1.0, whole genome shotgun sequence contains the following:
- the LMNA gene encoding lamin — translated: METPSQRRATRSGAQASSTPLSPTRITRLQEKEDLQELNDRLAVYIDRVRSLETENAGLRLRITESEEVVSREVSGIKAAYEAELGDARKTLDSVAKERARLQLELSKVREEFKELKARNTKKEGDLMAAQARLKDLEALLNSKEAALSTALSEKRTLEGELHDLRGQVAKLEAALGEAKKQLQDEMLRRVDAENRLQTLKEELDFQKNIYSEELRETKRRHETRLVEIDNGKQREFESRLADALQELRAQHEDQVEQYKKELEKTYSAKLDNARQSAERNSNLVGAAHEELQQSRIRIDSLSAQLSQLQKQLAAKEAKLRDLEDSLARERDTSRRLLAEKEREMAEMRARMQQQLDEYQELLDIKLALDMEIHAYRKLLEGEEERLRLSPSPTSQRSRGRASSHSSQTQGSGSVTKKRKLEAAESRSSFSQHARTSGRVAVEEVDEEGKFVRLRNKSSEDQSMGNWQIKRQNGDDPLLTYRFPPKFTLKAGQVVTIWAAGAGATHSPPTDLVWKAQNTWGCGNSLRTALINSTGEEVAMRKLVRSVTVVEDDEDEDGDDLLHHHHGSHCSSSGDPAEYNLRSRTVLCGTCGQPADKASASGSGAQVGGTISSGSSASSVTVTRSYRSVGGSGGSGFGDSLVTRSYLLGSSSPRTQSPQNCSIM